The genome window ATCCTTACATCCGCGGCAACGGAAAAAGTGCACGAGGGCACAGAACTAGTATTATCTAGCTATAGGATGTAGTTGGTTAGTAAAAGAATTCGTTTAGGAAAAGTTGGAGCATGCCGATTGTTGCTATAAATTTACAACCGACCTCAACGGTTCAGCTAAAAACCAACTTATTTACACAATGGGTGATAACAAAGTTAACATATATTTCAATCCAATAATTATGATTAGATATTGTCAATAAAATTCTGATACTCCTCCTTCAAAGATTTGTTTTTTGGGGATAAAATTGGGCTTGCAGCCAACCAAGGGATCTGAATATTTAAGGGAAATGAACACACCTAGTACAGATTGGAAAGAAATTATATCTCCCGAAGAGCCAGCCAAACATGCAAAGCATGCAAAAATAATAACTATCCTTCAGAAGAAAATGTCCAAAGAATTTGGAGTCGGTCGAGGATTGCATAGAAAACAGATTCTTGCGCTCAGAGCTGAGTTTAAAGTTTTAGATAGTATTCCTGAATATGCTAAGGTAGGATTGTTCAAAACTGCCGGAACTTTTGAAACATGGATTCGACTTTCGAACGGAAGTCTGCGAGTTCAATCAGATAAAATGCCTGATGTTAGAGGTCTTGCAATTAAGGTAAAAGGTATTGATGGCGAAAGTGCGTTAGGTGGTAAAACTAAAGAACAGGATTTTACTTTAATACAGCATCAAACTTTTAGTGTTCTTACTAGTGATGAGTTTATCGAGTTTATCGGCTTCGCAATTCAGGGGCCTTTGGGAATTTTGAAATTTTTTACAAAGAAAAATGGTCTGATCGGTGGAACTTTAAAATTCGGTCAGTTTCTCATAAACTTCTCTAAAGCTTTCCGAGGATTTGAGATGGAGAATTTTTTCTCGGCGGCACCTCTAAAATTTGGCAAATACGCATGTCGTGTTCGGCTAAAACCAATACTTACTGTTGTTGATTCAAGTGGAAAAACTATTCAGCGAAAGCCAATTCCTTTCCAAGGAGAATTTGCTGATCAATTCGAGAAGGCATTAAATCTTGCTGATGTTAAGTATGAATTCCAGGTGCAATTTTACCATTCCGATGACAAAACACCAATCGAAGATCCTACTGTAAACTGGCCTGAATCTGTTTCGCCATATATAACACTTGCCGAACTAACTATAAAGTCTTCCAATAATTCCCCAATCCTTGATCCGGAATTTTCTAATATTCTAGATAAGGATAAATTTGATCCGTGGAATGCTTTAGAGGATCATAGACCGCTTGGCGAAGTTATGCGAGCAAGAAAGGTAATTTACTTTGCTAGTCAACAAGAGAGAGCAAAAATTAAATAATTTATTTTGTTAAATACAAAGATTCTATTTGGTTGATTGAATTGCTTAATCTAGATTGATTTGTCGGGATATGTATGAAGTTTCGATATCCATTGATTTATAAGAAATTGGATATCGATTGGTAAATTAATTTGAATAGAGTGCTCCGACGCAGATTCCGCAAATTGCTGAGTTTGCGTTAGCCGATTTCGCAACTGCAATTCTTATTTTACTCAAGTCAAGTTTTAATGATGATTTTTCCATCTTGTATTTGGACTCGTCAAAGCCACATGCGTACCTTTTGTCCGGATTGTTCTCGTTGAAAATATGCGCCAATTCTACTTTTTCAAAACGTTTTAATGTATACAATTGCATCTCCTCTTTGTATTTTTTATCTCTTTAAGTTCGTGTCAATGGTTTATTTGGATTGAACACATCCTTTAAAATTATGATTTTTGCTTGTTGAGTTTGCATGTTTCGTAATAGATTGAATGTTATGGGAAGAAGTAAGAAGGGATTGGAGAACAGCCGGGGGCTTAAGCCCCGGTCAGGACACGAATTCAACCCCACACCAAGTCAATCCCCCAAATCCAACGCAAAATTTTCGAATCCTTCACCAAGCTATAACCTTGTAGACAAGCAGACAGTAGCGATCACAGGCGCGGGAAGTGGAATCGGACTTTCTACAGCACTCAAATTCTACAATGAAGGTTGGGCACTCAGCCTTTGCGACTTAAACTTAGACAATTTTAAGACATTGATCACAGAATTGAAGTTAGATGTGAGAAGAATTTATTTCCAAGAAATGGATGTGTCCGATAGAAAGGCTTGTGAGAAATGGATTCAGGCGACGGTAAAAAAATTTGGCAGGTTGGACTGTCTTATATGCAATGCGGGAATCGCACATAGGTCGCGTGCAGTAGATACAGATCCATCAATAATTGAGAAGATCATGGCTGTGAATTTTTACTCAGTCGTATATCTCTGTCATGCTGCAATTCCCTATATTCAGAAAGTGAATGGATCGATTGTAGGAATTTCCTCTGTTGCAGGATTCTCGCCCTTGTATGGACGAACAGGATATGTTGCATCCAAACATGCATTAGCTGGCTATTTGGAGACAATTCGTTCGGAGACCGAACCGAATATACATACTTGCGTTGTTTATCCTTCCTTTGTCAAAACTTCATTTGATAAAAATACCTTAGACGGCTCGGGTAAAATTTTGAATCGTGATAAGCCGTTAATTGGCAAACCACTCACTCCAGAATCTATAGCAGACTCAATATACTACGCTGTGATCCATAGAAAAAAGCGCCTTCTATTATCAAGTATCGCCAAGATATCTTACTATCTCTCACGGATTCTGCCGGATGTCTTCATGGCAATCATGAAGAAGAAAACAGAATCCGAGTTTATTAAGAGGTAGGAAGGGATGCTTTTGATTATTATTGAAATGTAATTTCTCCTAGCTTCGTTTTATCGAATGTATTATTTGAAGAATCTCGATCGCACAACGTTTTTCTTGCAACATTAGTTACCGCAAATCTAAAAACATAATTGTATATACCTGTTGAAGGGGCTGTAAAAGTCCCCGCATACACTTCATTGTTTGTAAAATTGCTGTCTTGCCCTGTGTAATTTGTTATAGAAATAAAAGTCCAAGAGCCGGGATGGTCAATCGGATTCGTTCCACCAGGCCCATATCCAAGTTCTGCTACGGTTGCGGAATTGGGACGCGGACTTTGAAATGATTCCGTAATTCCAGGATGATAAACTTCACCTTTTAAAGAAGGACTTTCTAAGCTACCTGTAACTACAAGTGCTCCTGGATATTCATATAGGCTGCAAAAATTAACTTCTGGATAATCTGTCGGGACTCCCGATAGCTCGTTACTCAAAGCACTTTCCCCACCAGCATGGATAGCTGTTACTCTAACATAGTAAGTAGTTCCTGGATTCAAGCTTGTTATTTCACATGTCACTGTTGGTGCAGTTACATTGCATCCCAGTGTTGAGGATGTTGAAATACTTGCAGCAGTTCCATAATATACTTTGTATGATGTTGCGCCACTGGACGCTGACCAAGTCAGTGTTAATTTATGCAGTCCTGCTGTCGGAGCGCTGAGTGTTGGAGTAGGCGGCGGCCCCACATTAAAGACACGACTTACTACCGCTGATTCGTTGCCTGCATTGTCACGAGAACGAACTTTGACTGTAACAGATGCACCATTCGGAATCGTATTAGAACCCGAATACAAAGTTCCATTAGTAATGTTTCCCGTTCCGTCGAAGGTAGGATCTGAGCCATTCGTTGTAAAAGCAATTTTCTGGCAACCTGAGGCACCTGTATCACTACAGGAAGATGTAAAAGTTGTTCCAGTTACATAAGGACCACCAGCCGCTGGGCTATCAAATGCAACCGTCGGCGCATTTTCATCCTTCGTTACCGTTGCAGTCTGTGACCCATAATTTCCAACCAAATTCACAACACAAATGCGAACGGTATTTGCACCAACAGAAAGACTTCCTGGATTTATTGATGTCGAGATTGGTGTATTTGCCGTGGCAGATGAGTTAACGTTCGTTCCAGTCGCAGTAGCTCCGTCCGTACAATTTGTTCCGCCGATGCGAACTGTGTAAGAACCAGCTTTGTTCGTCTGCCAATTGATACTTGCATTGCTGCTAGAATGAACATAAGTGCTACTAGAATTGATTGTAACATTTCCAACGGTTGTATCAACCGTATAATCTGCACTCACCGGATTCGAAACGTTACCAGCATTATCTCTAGCTAAAAATTTGATATAGGTCACTGCTGCATCTGTTGTAGATACAGGAACGCTTGCATATTGCGTGCCCGCCGTAACTGCACCCGTTGAACCGGTGATAGCTGGATTTCCTGGGGCTGAACCGACATTCGTGATATAAGCAATCTTATCACAGCCTGCTCCTGCGTCTGAACATGACAAGGACACTGAAGTCGCTGAGGCAAAAATCCCTGAACCTGGGGAATTACTTGCTACAGGAGCCGTGTCATCTCTTCGAATGGAAAAGGTTATAGATCCTGTTAGGTTAGAGGAGGAAGTGACACATATACGAAAATTTTTGATACCTTCACTAGAAAGTTGAGCGGCAGTTCTAGTAAAATTTTTAGACTCGTTTGCTGTAACAGTCAAGGGACCCTCGATTGCCGTACCATTTGTACAGTCCGTTGAGTCTTGACGAACAGTATAATCGCCAGCACGATTCGTTGTCCAATTGATGGTGGAAGAGTTGATTGCTCCACCATTAATACTCACAGCAGTCGCTGTTTGACTGGATATAGTAACATTGGGAACATTGGAATCAATCGTGATCGTCACTTCTGCCATGGCTGATGTATTGCCCGCAAGGTCACGGCAAATTGCTCGAATTAAATAGCTTCCGTCAGTTGATTGTGAGAAAGATGTAGATGCTTTGGATACGTAGGTTCCAGTTGAAGGAAAACTCGGATTACCAGAATTTATGGAATAGATGATATGCCCTGGTGCTGTGTTATCCGTACAATTTATACTAATGGATTGACTTGTAGAAAAAAGTCCCGTAGCGGGTGTGATGTTTACAGTTGGTGCGGTTGTATCTTGTATGATAGCTGCTATAGAAGTATCGTTGGCTGTTCCATCGCCGTCTGTATCGAATCCGACTACGGAGCCAGATGAATCAACAATCAAAACAACCGGTTGCCCCGTTCCACCAAGTCCGGTTGAAAGCGCAGGATTGCCATTAGGATTGAGATAGTAATCAGCCTCTCCATCTCCATCGATGTCGATTGCATCGGGACTTCCATCTCCGTTGGTATCCAATAGTAGAATATTAGGAACTCCATCTCCAGTTAGATCGATTCCATCAGAAATACCGTCTCCATTGGTATCAAGTAAGGTGGCAGTTGCACCTCCGTTATTGGTTAGATCAATTGTTGAACCTGGAGACAGATCCAATTGGCTTGATGATGCTGAACCGCCACCTAAAGCGAGTAGGGCAAGGGGAGATAGATCTAGAGATTCGTCTTCGGGAAAAATAAGACTACAACTGTTGCAGAATATTATGATGGTTAAAATTGTGATTTTTGTCATTTTCATTTTTGGCCTGTTTTTTCGGATTTTTTTAATAAATAAAAGTTTTCATAGAAAGTAAACGAAAAAAATAAATATTTTATTTAGCAAAGCAATTATGTTAAGGGTTAAAATTTAGATCATTTCTATGATTTGATAACGCATGAAAGTACGAAACGTACAAGGAGCTAGCGCTGTGCTTGTTTGTATTTAGCCATCCATATCAATATAACAAGGTATTTTTGCAAAATGGTATTCGATTTATTCGAGGTTGGTATAAAATTGATGCAAGTTGGAGAATTTCTGGGTAAATAACTTGAAAAAAATCCATAAAATTTGATGCTTGGGTATCAACAAATTTTTTACAATTTTATATTATGAGAAAAATACTTATAACTACATTATGTCTCTTTAGCTTTTCGGGATGTTTTCCTGCGCTGGAGAAAAGTATTTTTGAATTTCTTAGCCTAGTCCAGATGATGCAGAGTCGGTCTGGCGGCTATAGACTGCTTGTCCAAGTGAGTGGACTCTCTGGCTCTGGTTTGGTCATCCAAGTTAATTCGAGCTCCGACCTTAATGTTCGGGAAGACGGACAATATGAATTTGATCGAACCTTCAAAGCGAATGAAGCTTACAATGTTTCTATCCTAACTCAACCGAACGATCCTATTCAGGAATGTTCGGTGGCTGGAGGGAACGGAGTGTTCGGTTCTGGTAACGTCACTTCTGTCCTAATCAATTGCGCAGCTGACCGATTTGCTATCGGTGGATCGATCACGGGACTAGAGGGAATCACGGGAATCACTATTACTAATAACGGTGGTGATTCGCTTACAATTTTTTCCCCTAATGCAGAATTCGCATTTCCAACAACTCTAGTTGCTGGTGTTAGCTACAATGTTGAGATTTCTGCACAACCCAATCATCCTATACAAAATTGCACAATAACAAATGGTTCTGGAACAATTTCAGAAACTGATATAACTAATATCAATATCAGCTGCACTACATTAGGTTATCCAATAGAGGTGGAAGTATCAGGACTATCCTCTGGTAATCTATCGCTACGGCTCAATGGGTCACAGAACTTAAATTTATCCGCAAATGGAATTTATTTATTTCCCAATGATGTTCTAATTGGAGATGCATACAATCTGAATATTTTTGCTCAACCTACTAATCATATCTGTTCTATCAATCCTTCATCTGGATTTATTGTTGGATCCAAAATTACTGTAGATGCAAATTGCTTTAGCATTATCGACCAGAATCCAAGAAATCAAACTCTTCTTATGACTGATCAGTCTATTCGTTTCGTGTTTTCTGATTCGGTGAATGTTGCAAGTTGTGTGGGAGTTGGTCCATCGACTCTGGATCTAGTTGCTGGGAGTCCGAATTTTGTTCTGTCTACAACGAATTTTGCAAATGATACTTTAACTGTGACTCCTAACGGAAGCACTTGGAATACCGGAATTGGACGAACCGTTACTTTAGATTGCACGAGCAATGCAGGTAAATCCCTTGGTTCAACGGACATAGTCGTGACCTACCTTGTTCCATCTAGCATTCGCTATGTGAAGGATGTAGGCGGAAATGATTTGAACAATGGATTGTCACCAGCTACAGCCAAGCGAAATATTCAATCCGCAATCGATAGCCTTTTGGTTTGCCCTGGAATGGATTGTGCTGTGTTGGTTGAGCAGGGCGCCTATGAACCCAATCAGTTATTGGACTCGATTGTCCTGAATGTGGATGGAGTTTCTTTATATGGTAGTTATGTAGCGGGAACAAATTTCACCGAAAGAGATGATACCGCTAGAAATTCCAATATATTTATGGACACTCCTCCTCTATTTTGTAATACTGCAGTTCTTGCTAATCCATGTAAGGTGATTCATGTAACCAGTGCGATTACTAATAATACTCAAATCAATGGTTTTACAATCGGAGGAGCGGATGGACCGGTTACCGTAGGTATTTTGTTAGAAGGTGGAGCAATCATTCGCAACAATACTATCCAAGGTGGAACTGCTCTTACGAATAGCTATGGAATAGCTGCAATAAACTCAGAATCTATCATTCGTAACAATACGTCTTCTGGCGGTATCTGCAATCAACCTGGGTGCACTTCTGCGGGAATAAGAATAAATAGCACTGTTGTAACCTCTCACAATATAAAATTCAATACATTCAACGGTGGAGTCTGCACTGCCAATGGCTGCAGATCTACAGGAATAGAACTGGTTGCTAGTGCAGCAACCAATCTCTCGGGCGTGAATAATAATAGTTTTACTGGAGCAAACATTAATTTTGTTTATTTGAATGCTGAGAGTATGGGTTATTATGGTAATGGATTCTATGCTGGAGAATTGCATTCGAACAGCTTTATCGGAGGAAATGCTCCATTCAGCTATGGATTCTATAGTAGCAATGGATTGGCGATAAGTATTGGTTCTTTAACATTAGGCAATGTTATACGGTCAGGCAATGCGACGGTTGAAACTACGGGCCTTCGAATCACTGGTAATGGTGCAAGAATTGTAAGAAACAATTCAATCGAATCTGGAAGTATTACTTCGGCAGGTGCAAGTGCCAATAATGGTGCTTATATTACTGGCAATGGCAATGTAAATTTTGAAAACAATTTAGTTCGTGTTGGTAGCTCAGAATCAACAGGAACATTTGCAGTTGCTTACGGACTTCAATTGGGAGCAATTCCCGGAACAAGTGTTATCGCTCGCAATAGAATCATTATGGGAACAGTTACAGGAGTCTCAAATGGTTCTACAAATTATGGAATTCATTCAGATACTGGTGGACCATATACAATCGTGAATAATGTGATCGAGCCAGGACAATCCAATTTCAAATCTCGAGGAATCAGTCTTGCTAATCATTTCAATTTACTAAAGATTCACAACAATACTATATCTAGTGGTGTTGGTACTAGTTCCGGTTTAGTCGAAGTTGCAAGCTTGTTTCTTGGAAACTCAACGCAGATTGATGTCAGAAATAATATATTGATACTTAATAGCGATAGCGGAGAGAACGCATGTATTCATTATACAGGAGGAGGATTGACTTCCGTATATTCGAATGTGTATATGAATTGTGGAAGATATATGTTCAATTCAGGATCAAGTCTAACAACAATTTGTCCATCTGGTGTACTTGGTAATTCAGATTGCTCGATCACTCTCGCAGGACCTAGTTTTCAAGAAAACACGGATGTTAATCCATCACTCCAAAGTCCACTGACTACTCCCTATGATTTTCGATTCTCTGATTCCTCACCTTGCAGTATTACTCGAAACCCCAATGCAATTGCAGGGGTTAATAATGATATTCTTGGAAATCTTAGGCCTGGAACGGCTCCTGGAATCAGTTTAGGCGCATTCGAATATGATGGAGCATGTCTTCCTTAGTGAGTCAAGAAATTATTTAAAAAACTTTTCATCTAGTTGTGATTTGTTGACTTTCATAAGATTCTCTGTTGCTTCTCGCATAGAATCAAAATCTTTAAAATCCTCAGCTCTCAGAGATCCACAGTATTTGAAATAGATTTTCTTAGATTTTCGCATTGCTGAATATTTTTCATCGCTGCTATAGCCCATCATTCCACTTATAACGAATACATCTAAATCAATCTTGAATTTGTATGCGAGCTTGAGGACACCCGTTTTCATAGGTTGGATTTCTTCAGTGTATGTTCTTCTACCTTCGGGAAAAAGGAAAATTGATTTATCACGAAGAGTTCTCATAACATCCGATTTGAAATTTCGAAAATTTGGATTCTTATCTGAATATTTAACAGCTTCAACGATCCTTGCATGCATCATAAGTGGAATGATCCAATATCGATCAATGATATCACCACCTAAGTAAGATAACATGGAATCTATTTTCTTGGCAAGAAATGGAATGGCTACTACAAAAGGCACTTCTAAACTATTGGTGTGATTGCAGATAATAAATCTTTTCTTATCATCCAGATTCAATTCACCTGGAATGAATTCCAATTTTCTTCCAGTTGTCCATAGAAAAACTTTCATCCAAGCGTAAGCAAGGAAATTAATGGTTCTATT of Leptospira sp. GIMC2001 contains these proteins:
- a CDS encoding catalase — encoded protein: MNTPSTDWKEIISPEEPAKHAKHAKIITILQKKMSKEFGVGRGLHRKQILALRAEFKVLDSIPEYAKVGLFKTAGTFETWIRLSNGSLRVQSDKMPDVRGLAIKVKGIDGESALGGKTKEQDFTLIQHQTFSVLTSDEFIEFIGFAIQGPLGILKFFTKKNGLIGGTLKFGQFLINFSKAFRGFEMENFFSAAPLKFGKYACRVRLKPILTVVDSSGKTIQRKPIPFQGEFADQFEKALNLADVKYEFQVQFYHSDDKTPIEDPTVNWPESVSPYITLAELTIKSSNNSPILDPEFSNILDKDKFDPWNALEDHRPLGEVMRARKVIYFASQQERAKIK
- a CDS encoding lysophospholipid acyltransferase family protein → MLTSYALYCYLIPLFGIIFIPGLIISYILKILGLNKSANRTINFLAYAWMKVFLWTTGRKLEFIPGELNLDDKKRFIICNHTNSLEVPFVVAIPFLAKKIDSMLSYLGGDIIDRYWIIPLMMHARIVEAVKYSDKNPNFRNFKSDVMRTLRDKSIFLFPEGRRTYTEEIQPMKTGVLKLAYKFKIDLDVFVISGMMGYSSDEKYSAMRKSKKIYFKYCGSLRAEDFKDFDSMREATENLMKVNKSQLDEKFFK
- a CDS encoding chitobiase/beta-hexosaminidase C-terminal domain-containing protein, whose product is MKMTKITILTIIIFCNSCSLIFPEDESLDLSPLALLALGGGSASSSQLDLSPGSTIDLTNNGGATATLLDTNGDGISDGIDLTGDGVPNILLLDTNGDGSPDAIDIDGDGEADYYLNPNGNPALSTGLGGTGQPVVLIVDSSGSVVGFDTDGDGTANDTSIAAIIQDTTAPTVNITPATGLFSTSQSISINCTDNTAPGHIIYSINSGNPSFPSTGTYVSKASTSFSQSTDGSYLIRAICRDLAGNTSAMAEVTITIDSNVPNVTISSQTATAVSINGGAINSSTINWTTNRAGDYTVRQDSTDCTNGTAIEGPLTVTANESKNFTRTAAQLSSEGIKNFRICVTSSSNLTGSITFSIRRDDTAPVASNSPGSGIFASATSVSLSCSDAGAGCDKIAYITNVGSAPGNPAITGSTGAVTAGTQYASVPVSTTDAAVTYIKFLARDNAGNVSNPVSADYTVDTTVGNVTINSSSTYVHSSSNASINWQTNKAGSYTVRIGGTNCTDGATATGTNVNSSATANTPISTSINPGSLSVGANTVRICVVNLVGNYGSQTATVTKDENAPTVAFDSPAAGGPYVTGTTFTSSCSDTGASGCQKIAFTTNGSDPTFDGTGNITNGTLYSGSNTIPNGASVTVKVRSRDNAGNESAVVSRVFNVGPPPTPTLSAPTAGLHKLTLTWSASSGATSYKVYYGTAASISTSSTLGCNVTAPTVTCEITSLNPGTTYYVRVTAIHAGGESALSNELSGVPTDYPEVNFCSLYEYPGALVVTGSLESPSLKGEVYHPGITESFQSPRPNSATVAELGYGPGGTNPIDHPGSWTFISITNYTGQDSNFTNNEVYAGTFTAPSTGIYNYVFRFAVTNVARKTLCDRDSSNNTFDKTKLGEITFQ
- a CDS encoding SDR family oxidoreductase, encoding MFRNRLNVMGRSKKGLENSRGLKPRSGHEFNPTPSQSPKSNAKFSNPSPSYNLVDKQTVAITGAGSGIGLSTALKFYNEGWALSLCDLNLDNFKTLITELKLDVRRIYFQEMDVSDRKACEKWIQATVKKFGRLDCLICNAGIAHRSRAVDTDPSIIEKIMAVNFYSVVYLCHAAIPYIQKVNGSIVGISSVAGFSPLYGRTGYVASKHALAGYLETIRSETEPNIHTCVVYPSFVKTSFDKNTLDGSGKILNRDKPLIGKPLTPESIADSIYYAVIHRKKRLLLSSIAKISYYLSRILPDVFMAIMKKKTESEFIKR